The proteins below are encoded in one region of Cytophagia bacterium CHB2:
- a CDS encoding sigma-54-dependent Fis family transcriptional regulator: MVIAAFWIGRVKHVSTLLALSAAVLAVYGVRAAILFRTANLVVPVLLPTLAYVTALAWVLVRRRHEERTHGAALRTLLQEQITTKENQLAEAQARLHELQEQLRHEAAASGQTLQLAEARKALILELEKQLCDLQSYGSSEQPALAAHATDIIHAAGSKMKHVLELVAQVAPENIPVLLMGETGSGKELVAAAIHRSGARRHAAFVAVNCSALPETLLESELFGHEKGSFTGAQSRRRGRFELADGGTIFLDEITETSPALQAKLLRVLQDGTFERLGSEHTLHTNVRIIAACNKNLPAEVEKGNFRADLFYRLNGFPIILPPLRERQEDIPLLAAHFLSKHGYEKVRGFSEAAMTALQAYAWPGNVRELENLVRRAAILAQSAGRNLIQASDLPQDLFAQNAAAAPALIYKPLESQILEMLRTFRFSRSAISQTAKALGNRDRGTITEYFRGLCFEHLVQSGFDVTQAAAAIAASEDAQTIARVRAKIDEYLKNLRASSMEKLSKGLPQKYHVFLQQVNTHIRRTAQPERAGTKEIIPTDRKTQRT, from the coding sequence ATGGTGATCGCAGCATTCTGGATCGGGCGGGTCAAGCACGTCAGTACGCTGCTCGCACTCAGCGCCGCCGTTTTGGCGGTTTATGGCGTTCGCGCCGCAATTTTGTTCCGCACCGCCAATCTCGTCGTGCCGGTGTTACTGCCCACATTGGCATATGTGACGGCGCTCGCCTGGGTTTTGGTGAGACGCCGGCATGAAGAGCGCACACACGGCGCCGCGCTGCGCACGCTTTTGCAGGAACAAATCACCACCAAAGAAAACCAGCTTGCCGAAGCGCAGGCCCGTTTGCATGAATTGCAAGAACAACTGCGGCACGAGGCCGCCGCTTCCGGGCAAACGCTGCAACTTGCCGAAGCAAGAAAAGCCTTGATTTTAGAGCTTGAAAAGCAACTGTGTGATTTGCAAAGCTATGGCAGCAGCGAGCAGCCGGCGCTTGCCGCGCATGCCACCGACATCATTCACGCCGCAGGCAGTAAAATGAAACACGTGCTGGAACTCGTTGCGCAAGTTGCGCCGGAAAACATTCCGGTATTGCTGATGGGTGAAACCGGCAGCGGCAAGGAATTGGTTGCGGCCGCCATTCATCGTTCCGGCGCACGCCGGCATGCAGCCTTTGTCGCGGTGAATTGCAGCGCGTTGCCGGAAACATTGCTGGAAAGTGAATTGTTCGGGCATGAAAAAGGCAGCTTCACCGGCGCGCAGTCGCGGCGGCGCGGCCGTTTTGAATTGGCGGACGGCGGCACGATTTTTCTCGACGAAATTACTGAAACCTCGCCGGCGCTGCAAGCCAAGCTGCTGCGGGTTTTACAAGATGGAACCTTCGAGCGGCTCGGCAGCGAACATACCCTGCATACCAATGTTCGCATCATTGCGGCCTGCAACAAAAATTTGCCGGCAGAAGTCGAGAAGGGCAATTTTCGCGCGGATTTGTTTTATCGCCTGAATGGTTTTCCCATCATCTTGCCGCCATTGCGCGAACGCCAAGAAGATATTCCGCTGCTCGCTGCGCATTTTTTAAGCAAGCACGGCTACGAGAAGGTGAGAGGTTTTTCAGAGGCGGCCATGACGGCTTTGCAGGCCTATGCCTGGCCCGGCAACGTGCGTGAATTGGAAAATCTTGTGCGGCGCGCCGCCATCCTGGCGCAAAGCGCCGGGCGCAACTTGATACAAGCGAGTGATCTGCCGCAGGACTTGTTTGCGCAAAACGCCGCGGCTGCGCCGGCTTTGATATACAAACCGCTGGAGTCACAGATTCTTGAGATGCTGCGGACTTTCCGCTTCTCACGCTCCGCCATTAGTCAAACCGCTAAAGCGTTGGGCAATCGCGACCGCGGCACCATCACCGAATATTTCCGCGGCCTCTGCTTCGAACATTTGGTGCAATCCGGGTTTGATGTGACGCAAGCCGCGGCCGCCATCGCTGCCAGCGAGGATGCACAGACGATTGCGCGCGTTCGCGCTAAAATCGACGAATATTTGAAAAACCTGCGCGCCTCTTCAATGGAAAAACTATCCAAAGGCTTGCCGCAAAAATATCATGTCTTTTTGCAACAGGTAAACACACATATTCGCCGCACAGCCCAACCCGAACGAGCCGGAACCAAAGAGATAATTCCAACGGATAGAAAAACCCAACGGACGTAA